A genomic segment from Polyangium mundeleinium encodes:
- a CDS encoding SpvB/TcaC N-terminal domain-containing protein, translating to MEQKGFAPKPKTTAPEAVKAPSPSLPKGGGAVRGLGEKFATSLVSGTGALTVPIAVSPGRGGFGPELSVAYDSGGGNGPFGVGFRLSVPSISRKTERGLPEYEDARESDVFILSGAEDLVPKLDKNEDGEWVRDTFENEDERVERYRPRVEGIFARIERVKEKATGNVSWRATTKDNVTSIYGQSAAARIVSPWASTKVYSWLLERTEDARGNVIVYDYKAEDLTNVPNAIYERQRRSGEAPVVNRYLKRIRYGNTVPFEAEAFLFEIVFDYGEHGATAPTPAEETTWPCRQDPFSSYRSTFEIRTYRLCRRALMFHHFPELGEDPVLVRSTDFTYAEGPALARLVSVTQSGYIKTESGSSKKSLPPLEFGYSLPALQTAVKSLDPRSLEDLPGGVDGQTARWVDLDGEGIPGVLCEQQGAFYYKRNLGDGHLAPARLLASRPAMASSGGAQLLDVGSEGRQCLVELTSEGTSGYHERTPEGGWGPFVPFPAQPNVNWNDPRVRFIDLSGDGLDDILVTTDHVQLWYPSLGKGGWGPPRVLPKVYDEDKAPTLVFADMTQAIFVADMSGDGLPDIVRVRNGSICYWPNLGRGRFGAKVQMSKAPQLDDSHTFDPRRIRLGDIDGTGTTDIVYVAGEGAVIVFNQAGNGWSEPVRMPGFPTADSLSTVGVVDLLGSGTACIVWLSPWRGVAKPPMRYIDLLGSKKPYLLTSVKNNLGAETKLEYAPSTRFYLEDLKAGKPWVTRLSFPVHVLTRVETFDAISKARFVSTYKYHHGYYDGAEREFRGFGLVEQFDAESFSAERGKGLFAEAPTEEEFHLPPVLTKTWFHTGAFLDRSRIAKQFENEYYAGDELRPELPDAVLEAGLSPRDLREACRALKGQILRTEVYAFDGSEAELHPYVVTEVCPAIVRVQSSTAKAYGSFFAYARESVEVDYERDPDDPRVVHTLALDVDPFGHVERSVSIAYARRSIPEGMPEQGLLATLTESDVVNEDGEASWFRLGVPKETRTYELTGLSTTRSTLFLFDDVLIDVNAAGAISYEETPNGTAMQKRLVERVRQVYYDSTTLSGSSPAALPFGTIDALALPYETYALAFTSGLLTAAYDTRVTSTMLTGGGYIEENDDYWVRTGRQVFDPDKFYLPVEILDPLSNSTTLTYDTHGLLVMSAEDPLGNIVTAINDYRVLGPTLVTDPNGNRSAVKLDELGMVVATAVMGKVGSSDGDTLLEEPTTTFEHNLDAWRTTGKPNVVHAAARERHGDALTPWQHSYTYLDGLGREILKKVQAEPGPAPVRDENGGLVKDENGAVVLATASPRWVGTGRVVIDNKGNPVKQYEPFFTATHEYEDEQELVEWGVTPILRYDALGRLIRTDLPNGTHSRVTFTPWEQASWDGNDTVLETGNPWYAARQPSATPTASAQEQREAELTEEHAETPALVHFDVLGRPVRGVEDNKTAGVYTTKAVLDIEGNPRAIVDARGNTAMEYVFDMLGRTLYQKSCDSGERWTLANVLGNPIRGWDGRGHVVRSVYDALNRRTGLWVQKGSDPEVLAEVTVYGEGQTDPEDANLRGKVYQVKDGAGVVTSVEYDFKGNLLESQRQLAQNYATQLDWSGTVTLETEVFTQTTAYDALNRPTSMTTPDQSEIKPTYNEASLLEAVEVRIRGASTWTTFVDDIDYDVKGQREKIVYGNGVVTEYSYDPLTYRLTRLETTRTSDDTLLQDLRYTYDPVGNIVEIADLAQEELYHNSELVEPVWEYEYDAIYRLIEATGREHSGQNADIQQDANGFPLVSAANPNDPQAMRNYAESFEYDAVGNILKMIHAAQGGTGSWTRRYQIAPTSNRLLGTSLPGDALGQFSATYTYDEHGSMTSMPHLDGIVWDFKDQKREVDKGGGGTVYFTYNAGGQRVRKVWEHSGIVEERIYLGGFEVYRRHELGNVVLERETLHVMDDARRIAMVETKTVDASDPNLVVTSRVRYQLGNHLGSAALELDESGLVISYEEYHPYGTSAYRAVDDTVEVSAKRYRYTGKERDEETGLYYHGARYYASWLGRWMSADPIGIKGGINLFAYVAGNPVRLVDPQGHEPTETYLGNRHTDEEKARLEKVWGQGTVEWRDNAKKSSAQGWYVRTEGSKVLPHPAPKPNVETTSDANTTDPERDEIADLVANEDIPSDPTDEVANNPNSDEHKEKVIAAINHFLVRAERSGNTGVETYRDGLERETRARQESEKHSRSLILRDAQRFFYGTVGPYMWSDPGAISANDKDTRWAESPAPKVPSKANLLGITAAVFADKAYSFQKEVFFALGLEEANRSRADRPSSGVGGSQWYDIAMAREDSTELESVGKVKPLTLEDVKKWEEVDRELQRLRIEGMGVIMRTTY from the coding sequence ATGGAGCAGAAAGGCTTTGCACCCAAGCCCAAAACGACCGCGCCCGAGGCGGTCAAGGCCCCGAGCCCGTCGCTTCCGAAGGGAGGCGGCGCGGTTCGAGGGCTCGGGGAAAAGTTCGCGACGAGCTTGGTGAGCGGCACGGGAGCCCTCACGGTCCCAATTGCAGTATCCCCGGGCCGCGGAGGGTTCGGGCCCGAGCTGTCGGTGGCCTATGATTCCGGCGGCGGGAATGGGCCCTTTGGTGTGGGTTTCCGGCTCTCCGTGCCCTCGATCTCGCGCAAGACCGAGCGTGGCTTGCCCGAGTACGAAGACGCCCGTGAATCCGACGTGTTCATCCTGTCGGGCGCGGAAGACCTCGTGCCGAAGCTCGACAAGAACGAAGATGGCGAATGGGTGCGCGACACGTTCGAGAACGAGGACGAGCGCGTCGAGCGGTACCGTCCTCGGGTCGAAGGTATCTTCGCGCGGATCGAGCGTGTCAAGGAGAAGGCGACCGGAAACGTTTCCTGGAGAGCCACGACCAAGGACAACGTAACGAGCATCTACGGCCAGTCCGCGGCGGCTCGGATCGTGAGCCCGTGGGCGTCGACCAAGGTCTATTCCTGGCTGCTCGAACGCACCGAGGATGCGCGAGGAAACGTCATCGTTTACGACTACAAAGCCGAGGATCTCACGAATGTGCCGAATGCCATCTACGAGAGACAACGGCGCTCGGGGGAGGCGCCGGTCGTCAACCGCTACCTGAAGAGGATCCGATACGGGAATACGGTGCCCTTCGAGGCGGAGGCGTTCCTTTTCGAGATCGTGTTCGATTACGGCGAGCACGGCGCCACGGCGCCGACGCCCGCGGAGGAGACGACCTGGCCTTGCCGGCAGGATCCTTTTTCGAGCTATCGCTCGACCTTCGAGATCCGCACGTACCGCCTCTGCCGGCGGGCCTTGATGTTCCACCACTTCCCCGAGCTCGGCGAGGATCCCGTGCTCGTGCGCTCCACCGATTTCACGTATGCCGAGGGGCCCGCTCTCGCCCGGCTCGTGTCGGTCACGCAGTCAGGATACATCAAGACGGAGAGCGGCTCCTCGAAGAAGTCGCTTCCGCCGCTCGAATTCGGTTATTCGCTGCCCGCGCTCCAGACTGCCGTCAAATCGCTCGATCCCCGCAGCCTCGAAGATCTGCCCGGCGGCGTGGATGGACAGACCGCGCGCTGGGTGGACCTTGACGGCGAGGGTATTCCCGGCGTGTTATGCGAGCAGCAGGGAGCGTTCTACTACAAGCGAAACCTCGGCGATGGGCACCTCGCGCCCGCGCGCCTGCTCGCGAGCCGGCCGGCCATGGCATCGAGCGGCGGCGCGCAGCTCCTCGATGTCGGGAGTGAAGGCCGTCAATGCCTCGTGGAGCTCACGTCGGAAGGCACGTCCGGCTATCACGAGCGCACGCCGGAAGGCGGCTGGGGGCCCTTCGTGCCGTTCCCTGCGCAGCCGAATGTCAACTGGAATGATCCGCGGGTTCGATTCATCGACCTTTCGGGCGATGGACTCGACGACATCCTGGTCACGACGGATCACGTGCAGCTCTGGTATCCGTCGCTCGGCAAGGGCGGGTGGGGCCCGCCGCGGGTGTTGCCGAAGGTCTACGACGAGGACAAGGCCCCGACGCTCGTGTTCGCGGACATGACGCAGGCGATCTTCGTGGCGGACATGAGCGGGGACGGTTTGCCTGATATCGTGCGCGTCCGCAATGGGAGCATTTGCTACTGGCCGAACCTCGGGCGGGGGAGGTTCGGCGCCAAGGTGCAGATGAGCAAGGCGCCGCAGTTGGATGATTCGCACACGTTCGATCCGCGCCGGATTCGCCTCGGGGATATCGACGGGACGGGGACCACGGACATCGTGTACGTGGCCGGTGAAGGGGCGGTCATCGTGTTCAACCAGGCGGGGAATGGCTGGAGCGAGCCGGTGCGAATGCCGGGGTTCCCGACGGCCGATTCCTTGTCCACCGTGGGCGTGGTCGATCTGCTCGGGTCCGGTACGGCGTGTATCGTGTGGTTGTCACCGTGGCGGGGTGTGGCGAAGCCGCCGATGCGGTATATCGATCTTTTGGGCAGCAAGAAGCCGTACCTTCTCACGTCGGTCAAGAACAACCTCGGGGCTGAGACGAAGCTCGAGTATGCGCCCTCGACGAGGTTTTACCTGGAGGACCTGAAGGCTGGAAAGCCGTGGGTGACGAGGCTGTCGTTTCCCGTGCACGTGCTCACGCGCGTGGAGACGTTCGACGCGATCAGCAAGGCGCGGTTCGTCAGTACGTACAAATATCATCACGGGTATTACGACGGGGCCGAGCGAGAGTTCCGGGGGTTTGGCTTGGTAGAGCAATTCGACGCGGAGTCCTTTTCGGCCGAGCGCGGGAAGGGGCTCTTCGCGGAGGCTCCGACGGAGGAGGAGTTCCATCTGCCGCCGGTGCTCACGAAGACGTGGTTTCATACGGGCGCGTTCCTCGACAGAAGTCGGATCGCGAAGCAGTTCGAGAACGAGTATTACGCAGGTGACGAGCTGAGGCCGGAGTTGCCCGACGCCGTGCTGGAGGCGGGGTTGTCGCCGAGGGATCTCCGCGAGGCGTGTCGGGCGCTCAAGGGGCAAATCCTCCGCACGGAGGTCTACGCGTTCGATGGCTCCGAGGCAGAATTGCATCCATATGTGGTGACGGAGGTTTGCCCTGCCATCGTGCGGGTGCAGTCTTCGACTGCGAAGGCGTATGGGTCGTTCTTCGCGTACGCTCGTGAGTCTGTCGAGGTTGATTACGAGCGTGACCCGGACGATCCGCGCGTGGTGCATACGCTGGCGCTCGATGTCGATCCGTTCGGCCACGTGGAGCGCTCGGTGAGCATCGCGTACGCGCGGCGGAGCATTCCGGAGGGCATGCCCGAACAGGGGCTTTTGGCTACCCTGACTGAGAGCGACGTCGTCAACGAGGATGGGGAGGCGAGCTGGTTCCGCCTCGGAGTGCCCAAGGAGACGCGAACGTACGAGCTCACGGGGCTCTCCACGACACGGAGCACGTTGTTTTTGTTCGACGACGTGCTCATCGATGTGAACGCCGCCGGCGCGATCTCCTACGAGGAGACGCCCAACGGCACCGCAATGCAAAAGCGCCTGGTCGAGCGGGTGCGGCAGGTCTATTACGACAGCACGACGCTGTCCGGGTCTTCCCCCGCAGCGCTGCCTTTCGGCACCATCGACGCGCTCGCGTTGCCCTACGAGACGTATGCGCTCGCATTCACGTCAGGGCTCCTCACCGCGGCTTATGACACGCGCGTGACCTCGACCATGCTCACCGGGGGCGGGTACATCGAAGAGAACGACGACTATTGGGTGCGAACTGGCCGCCAGGTGTTCGATCCGGACAAGTTCTACTTGCCGGTCGAGATCCTGGATCCGCTCAGCAATTCCACGACCCTCACGTACGACACCCACGGCTTGCTCGTGATGTCTGCCGAGGATCCGCTCGGCAATATCGTCACCGCGATAAACGATTATCGTGTCCTAGGGCCCACGCTCGTTACCGACCCGAATGGCAATCGCAGCGCTGTGAAGCTCGACGAGCTAGGGATGGTCGTGGCGACGGCCGTGATGGGCAAGGTCGGCTCGAGCGACGGGGACACACTGCTGGAGGAGCCCACCACGACGTTCGAGCACAATCTCGACGCATGGCGCACGACGGGCAAACCCAACGTCGTGCATGCGGCCGCGCGCGAGCGGCACGGGGATGCGCTGACGCCGTGGCAGCACAGCTACACGTACCTCGATGGACTCGGGCGTGAGATTCTGAAGAAGGTGCAGGCCGAGCCCGGTCCGGCGCCCGTGCGGGACGAGAACGGGGGGCTTGTCAAGGACGAGAACGGCGCGGTAGTGTTGGCCACCGCCTCGCCGCGATGGGTGGGCACGGGGCGCGTGGTCATTGACAACAAGGGCAATCCCGTCAAGCAGTACGAGCCGTTCTTCACGGCCACCCACGAATACGAGGATGAACAGGAGCTGGTCGAGTGGGGCGTGACGCCGATCCTGCGTTACGACGCGCTCGGCCGGCTCATCCGAACGGACCTGCCGAACGGGACGCATTCGCGGGTGACGTTCACGCCCTGGGAGCAGGCGAGCTGGGACGGGAACGATACGGTGCTCGAAACGGGCAATCCCTGGTATGCCGCGAGGCAGCCGAGCGCGACGCCGACGGCTTCCGCGCAGGAGCAGCGGGAGGCGGAGCTGACCGAGGAGCATGCGGAGACGCCGGCGCTGGTGCATTTCGACGTGCTGGGCAGGCCGGTGCGCGGGGTCGAGGACAACAAGACCGCAGGGGTGTATACGACGAAGGCGGTGCTCGATATCGAAGGGAATCCGCGGGCGATTGTCGATGCTCGTGGGAATACGGCGATGGAGTATGTCTTCGACATGCTCGGGCGGACGCTGTACCAGAAGAGCTGCGATTCTGGAGAGCGGTGGACGCTGGCGAATGTGCTCGGGAACCCGATTCGGGGGTGGGATGGCCGAGGGCATGTGGTGCGCTCGGTCTATGATGCGCTGAATCGGCGGACGGGGCTTTGGGTGCAGAAGGGGTCGGATCCGGAGGTGCTCGCCGAGGTGACGGTGTATGGGGAGGGGCAGACGGATCCGGAGGACGCGAATCTGCGTGGGAAGGTGTATCAGGTGAAGGATGGGGCCGGGGTGGTTACCTCGGTCGAGTATGACTTCAAGGGGAATTTGCTGGAGAGCCAGCGGCAACTCGCGCAGAATTATGCGACGCAGCTCGATTGGTCGGGCACGGTGACGCTCGAGACGGAGGTGTTCACGCAGACGACGGCGTACGATGCGCTGAATCGGCCGACGAGCATGACGACGCCGGACCAGAGCGAGATCAAGCCGACGTACAACGAGGCGAGTCTGCTCGAGGCGGTGGAGGTACGGATCCGGGGCGCGAGCACCTGGACGACGTTCGTTGATGACATCGATTACGATGTGAAAGGGCAGCGGGAGAAGATCGTTTACGGAAACGGGGTGGTCACGGAGTATAGCTACGATCCGCTGACCTATCGGCTGACGCGGCTCGAGACGACGCGGACGTCGGATGATACGCTCCTGCAGGATCTGCGGTACACGTACGATCCGGTAGGCAACATCGTCGAGATTGCCGACCTGGCGCAGGAGGAGCTCTACCACAACAGCGAGCTGGTCGAGCCGGTCTGGGAGTACGAGTACGACGCGATCTACCGGCTGATCGAGGCGACGGGGCGGGAGCACTCGGGGCAGAATGCGGATATCCAGCAGGATGCGAATGGGTTTCCGCTGGTGAGTGCGGCGAACCCGAATGATCCGCAGGCGATGCGGAACTACGCGGAGAGCTTCGAGTACGACGCGGTCGGCAACATCTTGAAGATGATTCATGCCGCGCAGGGCGGCACGGGAAGCTGGACGCGGCGGTACCAGATCGCGCCGACGAGCAATCGGTTGCTCGGGACGAGCTTGCCGGGGGATGCGCTGGGGCAATTTTCGGCGACGTATACGTACGACGAGCACGGGAGCATGACGTCGATGCCGCATCTCGACGGCATCGTGTGGGACTTCAAGGACCAGAAGCGCGAGGTCGACAAGGGCGGCGGGGGGACAGTCTACTTCACGTATAACGCCGGCGGGCAGCGGGTCCGGAAGGTCTGGGAGCATAGTGGGATTGTCGAGGAGCGGATCTACCTCGGTGGGTTCGAGGTCTACCGTAGGCACGAGCTCGGGAATGTCGTGCTGGAGCGGGAGACGCTCCACGTGATGGACGATGCGCGTCGGATTGCGATGGTGGAGACCAAGACGGTAGACGCGTCCGATCCGAACCTCGTGGTGACGTCGCGGGTCCGGTATCAACTTGGGAATCATCTCGGGTCCGCCGCGCTGGAGCTCGATGAGAGTGGGCTCGTCATCAGCTACGAGGAGTATCACCCCTATGGGACGAGCGCGTACCGTGCCGTGGACGATACCGTCGAGGTGAGCGCTAAGCGGTACAGGTACACAGGCAAGGAGCGGGACGAGGAGACGGGACTGTATTACCACGGGGCGAGGTATTATGCGTCGTGGCTCGGGAGGTGGATGAGTGCGGATCCAATAGGGATCAAGGGTGGGATCAACCTATTCGCGTATGTGGCAGGGAATCCGGTCAGGTTGGTGGACCCACAGGGACACGAGCCGACGGAGACCTACCTGGGCAATCGCCACACCGACGAAGAGAAGGCACGGCTGGAGAAGGTCTGGGGCCAAGGAACCGTCGAGTGGCGGGACAACGCCAAGAAGAGCAGCGCCCAGGGCTGGTATGTACGGACGGAGGGCAGCAAGGTGCTCCCGCATCCGGCGCCCAAACCCAATGTAGAGACGACATCCGACGCCAATACCACCGATCCCGAACGTGACGAGATCGCAGACCTCGTCGCGAACGAGGACATTCCCAGCGATCCAACCGACGAGGTGGCCAACAATCCCAATTCCGACGAACACAAGGAGAAGGTCATCGCGGCCATCAATCACTTCCTCGTTCGGGCAGAGAGGAGCGGAAACACCGGCGTTGAAACCTATCGCGACGGGCTGGAGCGGGAGACTCGCGCGCGCCAAGAGAGCGAAAAACACTCTCGGAGCCTCATTCTTCGTGATGCCCAGCGTTTCTTTTATGGCACGGTTGGGCCGTACATGTGGTCGGATCCGGGGGCCATCTCGGCGAACGACAAGGACACGCGTTGGGCAGAATCTCCGGCGCCGAAAGTGCCGTCGAAGGCGAACCTCTTGGGTATAACCGCCGCAGTCTTCGCTGATAAAGCATATTCTTTTCAGAAAGAGGTTTTCTTCGCCTTGGGTCTCGAAGAGGCGAACAGGTCGAGGGCGGACAGACCCAGTTCGGGCGTGGGAGGCAGCCAGTGGTACGACATTGCAATGGCGCGAGAAGACAGTACCGAGCTCGAGTCGGTCGGGAAGGTCAAGCCGCTGACCCTCGAGGACGTGAAGAAATGGGAGGAGGTCGACCGTGAATTGCAGCGTCTTAGGATTGAGGGGATGGGCGTGATCATGAGGACCACGTATTAA
- a CDS encoding tyrosine/phenylalanine carboxypeptidase domain-containing protein: MPWISDAGSALVQAAARVRMIMCTTPTNLRAELDRLGRAWARGDHELPRFSHEPAPDHEGLVRALGELAAFLDNEGPLGMVYAGRAREIAAEATVCSAVGTKGLWAAARKRFGRRDLYDDAADDLARRWLSEPPPRASASEEEAPLRSDDEAEEGSLLVRMRAEIGARRLPFRVVVVRDLSSLAATGEGVVQVAAGRAMTRADVERTVLHEIEGHVLPRCRAAGMSLGIFVIGTQNGADDQEGRALWLERRAGALVGGRRYELAFRHVAARKLEAGADFVEAARLLLSYGASLPDALRITARVYRGGGLGREVVYLPALLRVEAALAVDPALDGVLGAGRVSVDAAAVLRPFASRSGT, translated from the coding sequence TTGCCTTGGATCTCGGACGCGGGGAGCGCGCTCGTGCAGGCGGCCGCGCGCGTGCGCATGATCATGTGCACGACGCCGACGAACCTGCGGGCGGAGCTCGACCGGCTGGGCCGCGCGTGGGCGCGGGGTGATCACGAGCTGCCGCGGTTTTCGCACGAGCCGGCGCCCGATCACGAGGGCCTCGTGCGCGCGCTCGGGGAGCTCGCGGCGTTCCTGGACAACGAGGGGCCGCTCGGCATGGTGTACGCGGGGCGGGCCCGGGAGATCGCGGCGGAGGCGACGGTTTGCTCGGCCGTCGGGACGAAAGGGTTATGGGCCGCGGCGCGGAAAAGGTTTGGCCGGCGCGACCTTTATGACGACGCGGCGGACGACCTCGCGCGGCGCTGGCTTTCAGAGCCGCCTCCACGCGCGTCGGCGTCGGAGGAGGAGGCGCCCCTTCGCAGCGACGACGAGGCGGAGGAAGGGTCGCTGCTCGTGCGGATGCGCGCGGAGATCGGGGCGCGGCGGCTGCCGTTTCGGGTGGTCGTGGTGCGGGATCTCTCGTCGCTCGCGGCGACGGGCGAGGGGGTCGTGCAGGTCGCGGCGGGGCGGGCCATGACACGGGCCGACGTGGAGCGGACGGTGCTCCACGAGATCGAGGGGCACGTGCTGCCGCGGTGCCGGGCGGCGGGGATGTCGCTCGGGATTTTCGTGATCGGGACGCAAAACGGCGCGGATGATCAGGAAGGGCGCGCGCTTTGGCTCGAGCGGCGCGCGGGGGCGCTCGTGGGCGGGCGGCGGTATGAGCTCGCGTTCCGGCACGTGGCGGCCCGAAAGCTCGAAGCGGGGGCCGATTTCGTGGAGGCGGCGCGGCTGTTGCTCTCGTACGGGGCGAGCTTGCCGGACGCGCTCCGGATCACGGCGCGGGTGTATCGCGGGGGCGGGCTCGGGCGCGAGGTCGTGTATTTGCCGGCGCTGCTCCGCGTGGAGGCGGCGCTCGCGGTGGATCCGGCGCTCGACGGGGTGCTCGGCGCGGGGCGCGTATCGGTGGACGCCGCAGCCGTGCTCCGGCCATTTGCGTCTCGTTCGGGGACGTGA
- a CDS encoding PhoH family protein → MRKNYVLDANVLLHDPHAIFKFEDNDLIIPIYAIEEIDQFKREGSERGRNARTIARLLDGLRSSAGALSVGVPLDRGGSLRIAIPERRPNALVGLDSKSQDLAILQVAIDVRDKDKGKPTIFVTMDTNLRIRADALGMTSETYESQSAPDTENELSVLEVEVPGTDVDLFFQNGFVAAPHPSALYPNVGVLLRDAASTTHTALGRYDASKGQVVSLRTPRDGVMGVRPRNKEQAYALDLLLDDTIRLVTLIGKAGTGKTLLALAAGLKRTVEDGVYSRMLVSRPVMPLGRDLGFLPGDVDEKLNPWMQPIFDNLEFLFTSGAARGKNADGRGFVQLLESGIVQVEPLTYIRGRSLPHQYLIVDEAQNLTPHEVKTIITRAGEGTKIILTGDPQQIDNPYVDHASNGLSVVADRFKQEQIAGHVVLAKGERSELAELAANLL, encoded by the coding sequence ATGAGGAAAAACTACGTCCTCGACGCCAACGTCCTCCTCCACGACCCGCACGCGATCTTCAAGTTCGAGGACAACGACCTGATCATCCCGATCTACGCGATCGAGGAGATCGATCAGTTCAAGCGGGAAGGCAGCGAGCGGGGGCGCAACGCGCGCACGATCGCGCGGCTGCTCGACGGCCTGCGTAGCTCCGCGGGCGCGCTCTCCGTGGGCGTGCCGCTCGATCGTGGGGGCTCGCTCCGCATCGCGATCCCGGAGCGGCGGCCGAATGCGCTCGTGGGGCTCGATTCGAAGTCGCAGGACCTCGCGATCCTGCAGGTGGCGATCGACGTCCGCGACAAGGACAAGGGCAAGCCGACGATCTTCGTCACGATGGACACGAACCTGCGCATCCGAGCGGACGCGCTGGGGATGACGTCGGAGACGTACGAGAGCCAGAGCGCGCCCGATACCGAGAATGAGCTGTCGGTGCTCGAGGTCGAGGTGCCGGGGACCGACGTGGACCTGTTTTTCCAGAACGGGTTCGTCGCGGCACCCCACCCCTCGGCGCTCTACCCGAACGTGGGCGTGCTCCTGCGGGACGCGGCGAGCACGACGCACACGGCGCTCGGGCGGTACGACGCTTCGAAGGGGCAGGTCGTGTCGCTGCGCACGCCGCGCGACGGGGTGATGGGCGTGCGACCGCGCAACAAGGAGCAGGCGTATGCGCTGGATCTCTTGCTCGACGACACGATCCGGCTGGTGACGCTGATCGGCAAGGCGGGCACGGGCAAGACGCTGCTGGCGCTGGCGGCGGGGCTCAAGCGGACGGTGGAGGACGGCGTTTACTCGCGGATGCTCGTGAGCCGCCCGGTGATGCCGCTCGGCCGGGACCTCGGGTTCTTGCCGGGCGACGTCGACGAGAAGCTGAACCCGTGGATGCAGCCGATCTTCGACAACCTCGAGTTCCTGTTCACGAGCGGCGCGGCGCGCGGCAAGAACGCGGACGGGCGCGGGTTCGTGCAGCTCCTGGAGAGCGGGATCGTGCAGGTCGAGCCGCTCACGTACATCCGCGGCCGGAGTTTGCCGCATCAATACCTCATCGTGGACGAGGCGCAGAACCTCACGCCGCACGAGGTGAAGACGATCATCACGCGCGCGGGCGAGGGGACGAAGATCATCCTGACGGGCGATCCGCAGCAGATCGACAACCCGTACGTGGATCACGCGTCGAACGGGCTCAGCGTGGTGGCGGATAGGTTCAAGCAAGAGCAGATCGCCGGGCACGTCGTGCTGGCGAAGGGCGAGCGCAGCGAGCTCGCGGAGCTCGCGGCGAACCTGCTGTAG
- a CDS encoding aminopeptidase: protein MTPAARVLDELVALETNERLLIVHDRQNEPVARAFEQVALERRARVERIDAEAVALRPWGRCPQEVLAALPGADVTLFAATYEEGEYDARHAFVTLATANRARHVHIVGTSRRAFVNSMLASSTRVFDLIGALRDAVRPHSKIQVRSQVGTSLEVEMAPNLRWFANGSTIRSGQWLNVPYGALVTSPAQVTGTYVVDASMGGGYGSRLGSLSSRPIRLTFDGGRVQRVECRDAAVKAYVEKFIGEAMGHDRVGLLSLGANIGIAAPLGELIHDENMPGVHLALGENFAARTGALWTSHGQLSFAASDTDVDLDGEPLIRHGRYVRLV from the coding sequence GTGACGCCGGCGGCGCGGGTGCTCGACGAGCTCGTCGCGCTGGAGACGAACGAGCGGCTGCTCATCGTGCACGACCGGCAGAACGAGCCCGTGGCGCGCGCGTTCGAGCAGGTGGCGCTGGAGCGGCGGGCGCGCGTGGAGCGGATCGACGCGGAGGCGGTGGCGCTGCGGCCCTGGGGGCGTTGTCCGCAGGAAGTGCTCGCGGCGCTGCCGGGCGCAGACGTGACCTTGTTTGCCGCGACGTACGAGGAGGGGGAGTACGACGCGCGGCATGCGTTCGTCACGTTGGCCACGGCGAACCGCGCGCGGCACGTGCACATCGTGGGGACGAGCCGGCGCGCGTTCGTGAACAGCATGCTGGCGAGCTCCACGCGGGTCTTCGACCTCATCGGGGCGCTGCGCGATGCGGTGAGGCCGCATTCGAAGATCCAGGTGCGCTCGCAGGTGGGGACGTCGCTCGAAGTGGAGATGGCGCCGAACCTGCGCTGGTTCGCGAACGGCAGCACGATCCGCTCGGGCCAGTGGCTCAACGTGCCGTACGGCGCGCTCGTGACGTCGCCCGCGCAGGTGACGGGCACGTACGTGGTCGACGCGTCGATGGGCGGCGGGTACGGCTCGCGGCTCGGCTCGCTCTCGAGCCGGCCGATCCGGCTCACGTTCGACGGCGGGCGGGTGCAACGCGTGGAATGCCGGGACGCCGCGGTGAAAGCGTACGTCGAGAAATTCATCGGCGAAGCGATGGGCCACGATCGGGTGGGTCTGCTCTCTTTGGGGGCGAACATCGGGATCGCGGCGCCGCTCGGCGAGCTCATCCACGACGAGAACATGCCGGGCGTGCACCTCGCGCTCGGAGAGAACTTCGCGGCGCGGACGGGCGCGCTCTGGACGTCGCACGGCCAGCTCTCGTTCGCCGCGTCCGACACGGACGTCGACCTGGACGGCGAGCCGCTCATTCGCCACGGGCGGTACGTGCGATTGGTATAG